In one window of Qipengyuania gaetbuli DNA:
- a CDS encoding MerR family transcriptional regulator — protein MQQEVSPGGMKTISQFCADNGCSRSFAYIEHRAGRLTFTKLGRATRIKLEDEQAWRDSLPVVTVEAA, from the coding sequence ATGCAACAAGAAGTTTCACCTGGAGGAATGAAGACGATCAGCCAGTTCTGCGCCGACAATGGCTGTAGCCGCTCGTTCGCGTACATCGAACACCGTGCAGGTCGTCTGACCTTCACGAAGCTGGGCCGTGCTACGCGCATCAAGTTGGAGGATGAACAGGCCTGGCGTGACAGCCTGCCAGTAGTGACGGTTGAGGCAGCTTAA